A region of Micromonas commoda chromosome 4, complete sequence DNA encodes the following proteins:
- a CDS encoding predicted protein produces the protein MLRASLTPRALVPARALASRRARARPSHSSAAASVVSRSAADSIFSRSRFPRDGRARVVVSANAVSAPDAPLRPPAVPSHVIQLAAAVAAPAPAAPAKITLGLKVLLGGLATILLAVFTACIAGFLVAVREMVRACREATIASRSVANACESVSQACLSLRETLVQADSVLYNAEVLSSGGASISKEIGVLQRRLSDLPNTASRTLMEAITRQYSSPENPADPKQQGGAWVGGVRVEIGDVIKGERVGARWIGGKKGCNFVFDRANRFRVGEYCAVPRNDQTYTWGVIELNDDDYSVEKSSDDDDAGLSCDWPPQDSGDPALSCEWPPRDIDAIPDTAATSSSFDDGDEDAAKAAVGLGGWFERGVVAVLGPKRAYTAEGYLREVTGLTTVEEREYKVVVELDTSVYSFKIMNAGDLGKRSASE, from the coding sequence ATGCTCAGGGCGAGCTTGACGCCCCGTGCGCTCGTTCCCGCGCGAGCCCTCGCGtcccgtcgggcgcgggctcggccgTCTCACTCGAGCGCCGCTGCCAGCGTCGTGTCCCGGAGCGCTGCTGACTCGATTTTTTCGCGGAGTCGTTTCCCGCGAGAtggccgagcgcgcgtcgtcgtgtccgcgaacgcggtgTCCGCTCCGGACGCCCCTCTGCGGCCGCCGGCGGTACCTTCACACGTCATCCAGCTCGctgccgcggtcgccgccccggctcCTGCCGCACCCGCCAAGATCACACTCGGGTTGAAGGTCCTCTTGGGCGGCCTCGCCACCATCTTGCTCGCGGTCTTCACCGCGTGCATCGCcggcttcctcgtcgcggtgcgCGAGATGGTCCGCGCGTGCCGCGAGGCCACCATCGCGAGCAGGTCCGTCGCCAACGCATGCGAGAGCGTCAGCCAGGCGTGCTTGTCGCTCAGGGAGACCCTCGTCCAGGCGGACTCTGTGCTCTACAACGCCGAGGTTCTCAGCAGCGGCGGTGCGTCCATTTCGAAGGAGATTGGCGTCCTGCAACGGCGGCTCTCCGACCTCCCGAACACCGCGAGTCGAACGCTGATGGAGGCCATCACGCGGCAGTACTCCTCCCCGGAGAATCCCGCGGACCCCAAGCAGCAGGGGGGCGCGtgggtcggcggcgtccgcgtcgagatcggcgacgtcatcaagggtgaacgcgtcggcgctcggtGGATCGGCGGTAAGAAAGGTTGCAACTTCGTGTTCGACCGCGCCAACCGCTTCCGTGTGGGAGAATACTGCGCCGTCCCGAGGAACGACCAGACGTACACCTGGGGGGTCATCGAgctgaacgacgacgactacaGCGTGGAGAAGAGctcggacgatgacgacgccggcctCAGCTGCGACTGGCCGCCGCAGGACTCGGGTGACCCCGCGCTCAGCTGCgagtggccgccgcgggataTCGACGCCATCCCGGataccgcggcgacgtcgtcctcgttcgACGATGgagacgaggacgcggcgaaggctgcggtGGGTCTCGGCGGGTGGTTCgagcggggcgtcgtcgcggtgctcGGACCCAAGCGGGCGTACACAGCCGAGGGTTACCTGCGAGAGGTCACCGGACTGACGACCGTGGAGGAGAGGGAGTACAAGGTGGTGGTCGAGTTGGACACGAGCGTATACAGCTTCAAGATCATGAACGCTGGAGACCTCGGCAAGCGCTCAGCGAGCGAATGA
- a CDS encoding predicted protein, protein MSLLRVAGQPVAGRNPVSRRPSRRKQVPICSRASAASAVASAVASDEPLAKLKGVELKRATDGQTVDAASIVPSSGRVVVPFLTQFADFDSWELAQKLVDDIPELDANGVTLVAVGIGSVEAAKEFSRRTNFPLDRLYADETAAAYQALDFAPGFGRAGGELGWIGEKLPFVNGYAKLLVMCAGIGSPGTLGAVFGGYIGSKYRDPIFREGSNYDNPTIRKLMDATLGGGYQRPFELATLRLTNMTEILSNWEDLAPVDDNLLVQRGGSLVFQDGACVFRHNDAGILGY, encoded by the coding sequence ATGAGCCTCCTCCGAGTCGCGGGTCAGCCCGTCGCGGGGCGCAATCCCGTGTCGAGGCGTCCCTCTCGTCGTAAGCAAGTGCCCATCTGTTCCCGCGcttccgcagcctccgctgtcgcctccgccgtcgcctccgatGAGCCCCTCGCGAAGCTGAAGGGCGTCGAGTTGAAGCGGGCCACCGACGGGCAaaccgtggacgccgcctctATCGTGCCCTCCTCGGGGCGCGTGGTGGTGCCGTTCCTCACGCAGTTCGCTGACTTTGACTCGTGGGAGCTCGCGCAGAAGCTCGTGGACGATATCCCCGAGCTGGACGCCAACGGGgtcaccctcgtcgcggtcgggaTCGGATCGGTGGAGGCTGCCAAGGAGTTCAGCCGGCGCACCAACTTCCCGCTCGACCGCCTCTATGCGGACGAGACCGCGGCCGCGTACCAAGCCCTCGACTTCGCCCCGGGCTtcggtcgcgcgggcggtgagCTCGGTTGGATCGGGGAGAAGCTCCCCTTCGTGAACGGCTACGCGAAACTCCTGGTCATGTGCGCCGGGATTGGCTCGCCCGGCACCTTGGGCGCGGTCTTCGGCGGCTACATCGGATCCAAATACAGGGACCCGATCTTCCGCGAGGGTTCGAACTACGATAACCCAACGATTCGTAAGCTGATGGACGCCACGCTGGGGGGCGGATACCAAAGGCCGTTCGAGCTCGCCACGCTGCGCCTGACGAACATGACTGAGATTCTGTCCAACTGGGAGGACCTCGCGCCCGTGGATGACAACCTGCtcgtgcagcgcggcgggtcgctgGTGTTCCAAGATGGCGCGTGCGTGTTCCGTCACAACGACGCCGGCATCCTCGGGTAC
- a CDS encoding predicted protein — protein MFSGTDAVLIPPRVRDGEPDVATVAIGEGAPGELVVTCRVCQRAHAKYTCPRCFMRYCGLPCYKAHDGRCVESFHGENFGDALKGTRAEDEGKKRMTEILARFAKMDAGDAGFQGDKVDSDDDDEEGDEDDAGASAPSSSGACILSEANLEKLARGEELCAEDLSPEERAAFERSAATGELSHMVEPWKAWWTLPEATDIVLASDGGRLVREVGSRVGSAVNDESPAVPPPPDESLPPLSRLTPVKPSLSLRWHLLDVLGAYTLTLRAHDGDWSADPLAAVAALLSLSAVLAAGAARPSRGTGGAGDAASTDLPCTAAAALHGVGSRAASSASGVMAAAAAAVSAGGMTRDILSLLRGGRGAVVVALADTRRMVLAAAAELSERGAVDDVNVVRGRGGRLVRGAGGGRSRLSRGALSRLERKVFFLLCWVNGLTDSARGGEDDRADEGVFEILRGRLEHELRAKKEAEEVAATRAAVVHTSQKLVAEVVQQ, from the coding sequence ATGTTCTCAGGGACCGATGCCGTCCTGATTCCGCCCCGGGTGCGGGATGGCGAGCCCGACGTGGCGACGGTTGCGATCGGCGAGGGTGCGCCGGGAGAGCTGGTGGTGACTTGCAGGGTCTGTCAGCGCGCTCACGCCAAGTACACGTGCCCGCGGTGTTTCATGCGATACTGCGGGCTTCCCTGTTATAAGGCGCACGATGGACGCTGCGTGGAGTCCTTTCACGGCGAAAacttcggcgacgccctgAAAGGGACGCGAGCCGAAGACGAAGGGAAAAAGCGCATGACGGAGATACTCGCCAGGTTCGCCAAGATGgacgcgggtgacgcgggTTTTCAGGGCGACAAGGTGgattccgacgacgatgacgaggaggggGACGAGGATGAtgccggcgcgtcggcgccgtcttcgtcgggGGCGTGCATCCTGTCGGAGGCGAACCTCGAAAAGCTGGCCAGGGGTGAGGAGCTGTGCGCGGAGGACCTCTCCCctgaggagcgcgcggcgttcgaacgctcggcggcgacgggcgagctGAGTCACATGGTCGAACCGTGGAAGGCGTGGTGGACGCTTCCCGAGGCGACCGACATCGTCCTGGccagcgacggcggcagGCTCGTGCGAGAGGTCGGGTCCCGGGTTGGAtccgcggtgaacgacgaGTCGCCGGCTgtcccgcctccgccggacGAATCCCTCCCGCCCCTCTCGCGCCTCACGCCAGTGAAACCCTCCCTCAGCTTACGGTGGCACCTACTCGACGTGCTCGGCGCGTACACCCTGACGTTGAGAGCGCACGACGGTGACTGGAGCGCGgatcccctcgccgccgtcgccgccctcctctcgctctccgcggttctcgccgccggcgcggcgcgaccgagCCGGGGaacgggcggggcgggggacgcggcgtcgacggaccTTCCGTgcacggccgccgccgctctgcaCGGCGTCGGATCCAGGGCTgcatcgagcgcgagcggcgtcatggcggcggccgcggctgccgTTTCCGCGGGCGGCATGACGCGCGACATCCTCTCGTTGctgcgcgggggtcgcggcgccgtcgtcgtcgccctcgcagACACGCGGCGAAtggtcctcgcggcggcggcggaactgtccgagcgcggcgcggtagATGACGTGAATGTCGTGAGGGGACGCGGAGGTCgactcgttcgcggcgcgggcgggggtaGGTCCAGGCTgtctcgcggcgcgctgtcgCGGCTGGAGCGAAAGGTTTTCTTCCTGCTCTGCTGGGTCAACGGGCTGACAgactccgcgcgcggcggtgaggacgaccgcgcggacgagggggTGTTCGAGATACTGCGGGGAAGACTGGAGCACGAGCTGAGGGCGAAAAAAGAGGCTGAGGAGGTcgctgcgacgcgcgccgcggtggtgcaCACTTCGCAGAAGCTGGTGGCGGAAGTGGTCCAGCAGTAA
- a CDS encoding predicted protein, translating into MAVLLVVIMILMLVVYIVATLCGLTFCKCCNGAYKPRRFSKKDLKINKLVCLVFCAVTAAGAFTVFAETPPLLENTKDLTGAMADTISELTKNVTKIADAMDAAASDPLLKIGDVSKTTTSMKDAMKSVDNTVQKAQDQIEEYVDMSGLYVTIAAGVMFGITFIVFALGFIGFWRLLIFFTIILSIMMVVGWIVWGLLSLLTVFVDDLCWAMNDYLRDRYNSDLSQLIPCMDPNVAVKTMNVAREQVATGIAAVNDQLEEYAGSNPYLKYLCYNYAKIPLNDLCKNPTIYHELSYSRFVCEAENKKKLTSKNTWASWDATVNDLIMFPDAFCPYPTNFYSVPLGNFSTGLRPLRCPFKGYNEPAMTTVNEFAMGQCYTMKQLPSDVFDAKAKTAKLAQYVLDVVPMIESLLQCELVSTAFSRMVGPCDGMATALTSLYAGFLLVAMGYFLLWASTLVIISRLQYYRSYCVDADKY; encoded by the coding sequence atggctgttctcctcgtcgtcatcatgATTCTCATGCTCGTCGTGTACATCGTGGCCACCTTGTGCGGTCTTACCTTCTGCAAGTGCTGCAACGGCGCCTACAAGCCCCGCAGGTTCAGCAAGAAGGATCTTAAGATCAACAAGCTGGTATGCCTCGTTTTCTGTGCCGTCACTGCCGCTGGCGCCTTCACCGTCTTCGCGGAGACTCCTCCTCTCCTCGAAAACACCAAGGACCTCACTGGTGCCATGGCAGACACCATCTCGGAGCTTACGAAAAACGTCACGAAAATCGCGGATGCCATGGACGCTGCTGCCAGTGATCCACTCCTGAAGATCGGTGACGTCAGCAAAACAACTACTAGCATGAAGGATGCGATGAAATCTGTGGATAACACTGTGCAGAAAGCTCAGGATCAGATCGAGGAATACGTCGACATGTCCGGCTTGTATGTTaccatcgcggcgggtgtCATGTTTGGCATCACTTTCATCGTTTTCGCCCTCGGTTTCATCGGATTCTGGCGTCTCCTGATCTTCTTCACGATCATCCTGTCCATCATGATGGTCGTCGGCTGGATCGTCTGGGGCTTGCTGAGCCTGCTGACGGTCTTTGTCGATGACCTTTGCTGGGCCATGAACGACTACCTCAGGGACAGGTACAACTCTGACCTCAGCCAGCTCATCCCTTGTATGGATCCCAATGTTGCCGTGAAGACCATGAACGTCGCGAGGGAACAGGTCGCGACGGgtatcgccgccgtcaacgaTCAGCTCGAAGAGTACGCTGGCTCAAACCCGTACCTGAAGTACCTGTGCTACAACTACGCGAAGATCCCCTTGAACGATCTCTGCAAAAACCCGACCATCTACCACGAACTGAGTTACTCAAGGTTCGTGTGCGAAGCTGAGAACAAGAAGAAACTCACGTCGAAGAATACTTGGGCTTCATGGGACGCCACTGTCAATGACTTGATCATGTTCCCGGATGCCTTCTGCCCGTACCCGACCAACTTTTACAGTGTCCCTCTTGGAAACTTCAGCACTGGTCTCAGGCCGCTCCGATGCCCCTTCAAAGGTTACAATGAACCCGCTATGACTACGGTGAATGAGTTCGCGATGGGACAGTGCTACACCATGAAGCAGCTTCCCTCCGATGTCTTCGACGCCAAGGCAAAgaccgccaagctcgcgcaATACGTGCTCGATGTCGTCCCCATGATTGAGTCGCTTCTCCAGTGCGAGCTTGTCTCCACAGCCTTCTCCAGGATGGTTGGCCCTTGCGACGGCATGGCTACTGCTCTCACCAGCCTCTACGCTGgattcctcctcgtcgccatggGCTACTTCCTCCTCTGGGCCTCCACGCTCGTCATCATCTCCCGCCTGCAGTACTACAGGTCGTACTGTGTCGACGCGGACAAGTACTAA
- a CDS encoding predicted protein — EGLRYRLVDARGEVVGRLASRLSILLQGKDKPTYQPHKSEGDVVVVVNAAEVTLTGRKMDQKKYYRHTGYVGGLVERTAREMMNQEPTFVLRKAVERMLPKNKLRREMMRKLRVFPGERHAF; from the coding sequence GAGGGTCTCAGGTACCGTCTAGTGgatgcacgcggcgaggtggtcggGAGGTTGGCGTCCAGACTCTCCATCCTGCTGCAGGGAAAGGACAAGCCGACGTATCAGCCGCACAAGAGCGAAGGGgacgtggtggtggtggtgaacgccgcggaggtgacgcTTACGGGACGAAAGATGGATCAGAAGAAGTATTATCGTCACACCGGTTACGTGGGTGGATTGGTTGAGCGAACGGCGAGGGAAATGATGAACCAGGAACCCACGTTCGTGCTGCGCAAGGCTGTGGAGCGGATGCTGCCAAAGAACAAGCTGCGGAGGGAGATGATGCGAAAGCTTCGGGTGTTCCCCGGGGAGAGGCACGCGTTC
- a CDS encoding predicted protein — NLCMFLDSASEEEWAKWLPSGIFAGVTTNPIILERDGRECNIAALTELAKEALAYDAVQEFQVQTWGKTSDEMWKNGIALAKYDPDVIVVKVPGTFEGIKAANALVTDGIRVTITAAYASHQAVLAAAVGANYVAPYLGRMNDAGRDGFGTIVEMQKTADKLDSDMRILVASVRNVGDIAKLAAAGCDTFTISAKVAEDMFGDPLTNQATLDFEESATRI; from the coding sequence AACCTTTGCATGTTTCTGGACTCCGCCAGCGAGGAGGAGTGGGCAAAGTGGCTGCCCTCCGGCATCTTCGCGGGCGTCACCACCAACCCGATCATCCTCGAGAGGGACGGCAGGGAGTGTaacatcgcggcgctcacggaGCTGGCGAAGGAGGCACTGGCGTACGACGCCGTGCAGGAGTTCCAGGTGCAGACCTGGGGCAAGACCAGCGACGAGATGTGGAAGAACGGCATCGCACTCGCGAAGTATGACCCAGATGTAATTGTGGTCAAGGTGCCCGGCACGTTTGAGGGCATCAAGGCGGCCAACGCGCTGGTGACGGACGGGATCAGGGTCACGATCACGGCTGCGTACGCCTCGCATCAGGctgtgctcgcggcggcggtgggtgcAAACTACGTGGCACCGTACCTCGGCAGGAtgaacgacgcggggagGGACGGATTCGGCACCATCGTCGAGATGCAGAAGACGGCAGACAAGCTGGACAGCGACATGAGGATCCTGGTGGCGAGCGTGAGGAACGTCGGGGACATCGCCAAGCTGGCGGCCGCGGGTTGCGATACGTTCACCATCAGCGCCAAGGTTGCGGAGGACATGTTCGGGGACCCGCTGACCAACCAGGCGACGCTCGACTTTGAGGAATCTGCCACGAGGATC
- a CDS encoding predicted protein, whose amino-acid sequence MTQNDGGDIEALLREFPSLARLEDGRVRCALTGHVMAPRVEAVQPYVRGKKYAAALAKDKHMESLKEFEPHIVRSKYHPDKLFCRITGRLVQAKESAVVQHSTGKRFERGIELLTSGEGKLLDERPPEELLAERERSEEARKVASEAKRRAAAEAAAARKREAKVPDEDDESEEKIDPKVAAERERIRINGGFSKEMGCWVPPAHVLESESESDESESESGSGSDAEFDEFPEGSDSEDDVLNPEVRMPNLAKIMNRVKNSGKKSRDAPVAVAEGKQRGKVTAGGGDAFDWTQSSGDARAGVGGKKVTHKAATSAGVKRSAEGGVKRGKKASSKPAVRRRT is encoded by the coding sequence ATGACACagaacgacggcggcgacatcgagGCGCTCCTTCGAGAGTTCCCGTCCCtggcgcgcctcgaggacggcAGAGTCCGTTGCGCCCTGACGGGTCACGTGATGGCGCCCAGGGTCGAGGCGGTGCAGCCCTACGTCAGGGGCAAGAAGTACGCAGCCGCCCTTGCAAAGGATAAGCACATGGAGTCCCTGAAAGAGTTCGAGCCCCACATCGTGCGGTCCAAGTATCATCCCGACAAACTCTTCTGCCGCATCACGGGGAGGCTCGTGCAGGCGAAGGAGAGCGCTGTGGTGCAGCACAGCACGGGCAAGAGGTTCGAGCGAGGCATCGAGCTGCTGACCAGCGGCGAGGGAAAGCTGCTCGACGAGAGACCGCCGGAGGAACTACTCGCAGAGCGGGAGCGATCCGAAGAGGCTCGAAAGGTAGCGTCGGAGGCGAAGAGGCGAGCAGCCGCGgaggcagccgcggcgcgaaagCGAGAGGCGAAGGTTcctgacgaggacgacgagtccgaggAGAAGATCGATCCGAAGGtggccgcggagcgcgagcgcatACGCATCAACGGGGGATTCTCGAAGGAGATGGGGTGCTGGGTACCCCCCGCGCACGTGctcgagtccgagtccgagtccgacgaGAGTGAGTCCGAGAGCGGATCCGGGTCCGACGCCGAGTTTGACGAGTTCCCGGAGGGCTCCGACTCGGAGGACGACGTACTCAATCCGGAGGTGAGGATGCCAAACTTGGCCAAGATCATGAACCGCGTCAAGAACTCGGGAAAGAagagccgcgacgcgccggtcgcggtgGCTGAGGGAAAGCAGAGGGGAAAGGTCACCGCCGGTGggggcgacgccttcgactGGACACAATCCTCCGGGgatgcgcgcgctggagTGGGAGGGAAGAAGGTGACGCACAAGGCGGCGACTTCGGCGGGCGTCAAGAGGTCGGCGGAAGGGGGCGTTAAACGAGGGAAGAAGGCGAGCTCCAAGCCCGCCGTCCGCCGAAGAACCTAG
- a CDS encoding predicted protein has protein sequence MDNKIVANLAPSEAENVENAENAENAENVEEEGGDLDELAAAGLLAVAASNMVPTPRKRKAIATTRVTKIEDTSGGSEEDKADGQRKPLESNASPETQNRGKGWKRSSSWDAQGARLGDGAMDSQMTPREQENIYASRRVEGSDPSLPGVDSQGQEKAINQTYGERNLLNYLPYQQPSPHLASLSKEAAAASRAVVQAFAISAQLRRSTVGDIVSRFYNHQPPSVRAGEGERSFHNDPTSAFKRPSRGWCSAVSVPKAAAAAVRAGYSGDTPSGTVGDEAMNPMMQRASVNPGSRANSQALWQWQNEQASLALSNQHHHSWGGFVGASKDERFNLPVSREAFKKARRKNSIEISKLSSVMEQLRRVVSSIKEPLPAKTRAIVISRAQRILEGICKKAECIPISERAPLSAAVAEVQTWVHQQLDQRFDLRIDHDDEAVMEGLASLVAAADLAR, from the coding sequence ATGGACAATAAAATCGTGGCCAATCTCGCGCCCAGCGAGGCCGAGAATGTCGAGAATGCCGAGAATGCCGAGAATGCCGAGAatgtcgaggaggagggaggtGATTTGGATGAGCTCGCTGCGGCAGGACTGCTTGCGGTGGCTGCGAGCAACATGGTTCCCACTCCTCGCAAGCGCAAAGCCATCGCGACGACACGCGTGACGAAGATTGAAGATACCAGTGGCGGCAGCGAGGAGGACAAAGCGGACGGCCAAAGGAAACCACTTGaatcgaacgcgtcgccggagaccCAAAACAGGGGTAAAGGGTGGAAGCGCAGCTCCTCGTGGGATGCGCAGGGTGCCCGTCTTGGGGACGGTGCCATGGATTCCCAAATGACACCTCGCGAACAGGAAAACATCTACGCTTCTCGCCGGGTCGAAGGTTCAGATCCATCCTTACCTGGCGTCGACAGTCAAGGTCAGGAGAAGGCTATCAATCAAACATATGGGGAACGCAATCTCCTGAACTACCTTCCCTACCAGCAACCGTCGCCTCACCTCGCCTCGCTGTCAAAGGAGGCAGCGGCTGCGTCGCGTGCGGTTGTACAGGCATTTGCCATCTCAGCACAGCTCAGGCGCTCCACCGTGGGCGATATCGTATCCAGGTTCTACAATCATCAGCCTCCGTCAGTCCGCGCGGGTGAGGGTGAACGATCCTTCCACAATGATCCCACCTCGGCTTTCAAGAGGCCTTCGCGGGGTTGGTGCTCGGCAGTTTCCGTGCccaaggctgcggctgcggctgtTCGCGCAGGGTACTCGGGAGACACTCCAAGTGGAACCGTCGGCGATGAAGCGATGAATCCGATGATGCAGAGAGCGTCAGTAAACCCTGGTAGCCGGGCGAACAGTCAGGCGCTGTGGCAGTGGCAGAATGAGCAGGCAAGTCTGGCACTATCCAACCAGCACCACCACTCTTGGGGTGGGTTTGTCGGTGCGTCAAAGGATGAGCGTTTCAATCTCCCCGTATCGCGTGAAGCCTTCAAAAAGGCACGCAGGAAGAACTCGATAGAAATCTCCAAGCTTAGCAGCGTGATGGAGCAGCTGCGCCGCGTGGTGTCCTCCATCAAGGAACCACTCCCTGCAAAGACACGCGCGATAGTTATCTCCCGCGCACAGAGAATACTGGAGGGCATATGCAAGAAGGCAGAGTGCATCCCAATcagcgagcgcgcgccactCTCTGCTGCGGTTGCAGAGGTTCAAACATGGGTGCATCAACAGCTGGACCAGCGTTTCGATCTGAGGATAGATCATGACGATGAGGCTGTCATGGAAGGGTTGGCAAGCCTTGTTGCAGCTGCGGACCTCGCTCGATGA
- a CDS encoding predicted protein, which produces MRLDELRRISQRIQLKSPPSAPWQKVSSGIDAEVEKQNLAVEEGTAERLQELARERAEAERMHEEWMQESRARIERMKAETEAEVHRVESARQTLRGTHTAKCDSAFHSEVSSNAESTKQHREEEGENNLTPCDDSVDAKGEASWIDSLVVPSLSAVRKHSFQRSSRPLQPEKHQKLPARLRRAFGFILRDRILLHILAVVVMTKAGRKNGRISKRSAESPTESPCAKPVHLVSHLRDVFAA; this is translated from the coding sequence ATGCGACTTGATGAACTCAGACGCATCTCTCAGCGCATTCAACTGAAatctccgccgtcggcgccttGGCAAAAGGTGTCATCAGGCATTGACGCCGAAGTAGAGAAGCAAAATTTGGCTGTCGAGGAGGGCACAGCGGAAAGACTGCAGGAGCTCGCCAGAGAGCGAGCCGAGGCTGAAAGGATGCACGAGGAGTGGATGCAAGAGTCACGAGCAAGGATAGAACGAATGAAGGCCGAGACCGAGGCTGAGGTGCATCGGGTGGAGTCAGCAAGGCAGACCCTGCGTGGAACGCACACTGCAAAATGCGACTCTGCTTTCCACTCAGAGGTGAGCTCAAACGCAGAATCCACGAAGCAacaccgcgaggaggaagggGAGAACAACTTAACACCGTGTGACGACAGCGTTGACGCGAAGGGAGAAGCGAGCTGGATCGATTCGCTGGTGGTGCCCTCACTGAGTGCAGTGCGAAAGCACTCGTTCCAGAGAAGCTCGCGTCCCTTGCAGCCAGAGAAGCATCAGAAGCTTCCTGCGAGACTGAGGCGAGCGTTCGGATTCATCCTCAGAGATCGAATATTGCTCCACATTCTCGCAGTCGTTGTGATGACCAAGGCAGGAAGGAAGAACGGAAGGATATCCAAGCGCAGTGCTGAGTCACCAACAGAAAGCCCCTGCGCCAAGCCAGTCCATCTAGTGTCTCATCTGCGCGACGTGTTCGCCGCTTGA
- a CDS encoding predicted protein, with protein sequence MADASTHELVGCEVTLKGLNAKPELNGRLGKVKAWLPDRGRLQVKLLDDDGVEDRREAPLAVKPDNVEKVDIADKFRNMKVNNGRTGISASAAADLLYTGGSIKPPADWDGKGVTDFEKRRPLYDELVLSFTLRVDDEYKFAGEMCGLFNYMADGHSRAPEKGSRGNSVFREFMRYVRRARKVGLLGSSWFTDENMEELATYAADSGYLYQAWEKSDVTAHLGGGGFTSMRLRGYAESVCKHGFGNEWFSDDDYSDGYYDSEDDDGEYDSEDDDGEYDSEDDDGEYDDEYDSEER encoded by the coding sequence ATGGCCGATGCATCCACGCACGAACTCGTCGGTTGCGAGGTCACCCTCAAGGGCCTCAACGCCAAGCCCGAGCTGAACGGCCGCCTCGGGAAGGTCAAGGCGTGGCTCCCGGATCGCGGGAGGCTCCAGGTGAAattgctcgacgacgacggcgtcgaggatcgACGAGAGGCTCCGCTCGCGGTCAAGCCCGACAACGTCGAGAAGGTGGACATCGCCGACAAGTTCCGCAACATGAAGGTCAACAATGGTCGCACGGGAatcagcgccagcgccgccgccgatctgCTCTACACCGGCGGTTCCATCAAGCCGCCCGCCGACTGGGACGGCAAGGGGGTCACGGACTTTGAAAAACGCAGGCCCCTCTACGACGAGCTGGTGCTGTCCTTCACGCTGAGAGTCGATGACGAGTACAAGTTCGCCGGCGAGATGTGCGGACTTTTCAACTACATGGCGGATGGCcactcgcgagcgccggagAAGGGCAGCCGCGGCAACTCGGTGTTTCGAGAGTTCATGAGATACGTACGAAGAGCGCGAAAGGTCGGCCTCCTCGGGTCGTCTTGGTTCACCGACGAGAACATGGAGGAGCTGgcgacgtacgccgcggaCAGCGGATACCTGTACCAAGCGTGGGAGAAGAGCGACGTCACGGCACATCTCGGCGGAGGTGGGTTCACATCGATGAGGCTGCGGGGTTACGCCGAGAGCGTGTGCAAACACGGGTTCGGCAATGAGTGgttctccgacgacgactactCTGACGGATACTACGATTCAGaagatgacgacggcgagtacGATTCagaggatgacgacggcgagtacGATTCagaggatgacgacggcgagtacgacgacgagtacgaTTCAGAGGAGCGttga